In a genomic window of Pieris brassicae chromosome 7, ilPieBrab1.1, whole genome shotgun sequence:
- the LOC123711966 gene encoding E3 ubiquitin-protein ligase Hakai → MNSEKRNARGRGRGRGRGRGRGRGRGRGKKVPKVMSSDEEDCSMEETAQDQEEPPPEESKDNEENEPAKLEVPSDISQLEAPVFTTIQRGPPEPMLRLEWNHRANLIGEKVLNPMIYCCDTCSKPILIYGRMIPCKHVFCLSCARAEHTHCPRCKEKVLRVEQTGLGTVFMCTHSGSRYGNTGCRRTYLSQRDLQAHINHRHVSSGGDAKPEPEPPVTIVKPLSVPSKAGDPRAHTTAHTHTERPRASRANLIAVPIHDHTEHTYYPYYQPSPQPVPAPAVPVSTVPVLAHNMAVPPPYYPAAYTAPATYVGPGTTMSANVTPPMGTPVPLPPSTLGDTTRWPETYQPPTQQWPQNHYYR, encoded by the exons ATGAATAGTGAAAAGAGGAATGCCCGCGGCCGTGGTCGTGGTCGCGGCCGGGGAAGAGGTCGTGGCCGTGGACGAGGAAGAGGGAAAAAGGTGCCAAAAGTTATGTCGTCTGATGAAGAAGACTGCTCCATGGAAGAAACTGCTCAAGACCAAGAAGAACCACCACCTGAAGAAAGTAAAGATAACGAAGAAAATGAACCTGCTAAAT TGGAGGTGCCCTCAGACATATCACAGTTGGAAGCGCCGGTGTTCACTACAATACAGCGCGGACCACCAGAGCCTATGTTGCGACTGGAATGGAATCATAGAGCAAATCTCATTGGGGAGAAAGTTTTAAATCCTATGATATACTGTTGTGATACATGCTCAAAACCTATTCTGATTTATGGACGAATG ATACCATGTAAGCATGTTTTTTGCTTATCCTGTGCCAGAGCAGAACACACTCATTGTCCTCGCTGTAAAGAAAAG GTTTTAAGAGTTGAACAGACTGGTTTGGGAACAGTGTTTATGTGTACTCATTCTGGATCAAGATATGGCAACACTGGATGTAGAAGAACATATTTGTCCCAG agaGATCTACAGGCCCATATAAACCACCGGCATGTATCAAGTGGTGGTGATGCCAAGCCAGAACCAGAACCTCCTGTTACTATTGTAAAACCTTTATCG gTGCCGAGTAAAGCGGGAGATCCTAGAGCCCATACCACTGCGCATACGCACACAGAACGACCAAGAGCGTCTCGTGCTAATCTTATAGCAGTTCCAATACATGATCATACTGAACATACATACTATCCATATTATCAA ccGAGTCCCCAGCCGGTCCCAGCTCCGGCAGTGCCAGTGTCGACTGTGCCTGTTTTAGCTCATAACATGGCTGTTCCACCTCCATACTATCCCGCTGCGTATACTGCGCCTGCGACATACGTTGGACCTG GAACAACCATGAGTGCTAATGTAACACCACCCATGGGAACTCCAGTACCATTACCACCCAGTACTCTTGGAGACACAACAAGATGGCCAGAGACTTATCAGCCGCCCACACAACAGTGGCCTCAAAATCACTATTACAGATAG
- the LOC123711965 gene encoding transmembrane protein 115 yields MATLRAFSRNIPYLRQQFSALLGNTSPSVKFICVVVVIGYILSFSEDVINVLSVTPGYLLPPSFQLWSTFTFWFLEIHLWEVIIDVITVGLCGKLIEPLWGQIEMMKFFMLTNIGVAFLTTFYYLMIFMWTQETSYLFDIHVHGLAGYLAAVSVAVKQILPDHLLIKTPLGKLTNRSLPLLILILAIIFWAVGALEGTYPCMWGSGTLLSWIYLRFWQRHSNGSRGDMADNFSFDNFFPTVLQPVIRGILSPIHRCFVRLGLCSPSQRRVHLALSPRGVTITMPGVEPQDMERRRQIALKALSERLSKTSEQTRQKNLSTKVNIDAVRKMQSSHVIPQFPTEPEAITSPAEATLVDIGTEAPPTAKTS; encoded by the exons atggcTACGCTGCGAGCCTTTAGTCGTAATATACCTTATTTACGCCAACAATTTTCAGCATTATTAGGAAACACATCGCCttcagttaaatttatttgtgttgtAGTTGTAATAGGTTACATATTATCATTTTCTGAGGATGTCATCAATGTGCTTAGCGTTACCCCTGGTTATTTATTACCTCCCTCATTTCAATTATGGTCTACTTTTACCTTTTGGTTCCTTGAAATACACTTGTGGGAGGTGATTATAGATGTAATAACGGTAGGTTTGTGCGGAAAACTGATCGAACCGTTATGGGGTCAAATAGAGATGATGAAGttttttatgttaacaaaTATTGGTGTAGCATTCCTGACGACTTTTTACTACCTGATGATATTTATGTGGACTCAGGAAACATCATATCTCTTCGATATACACGTACACGGACTCGCAGGATATTTAGCAGCAGTGAGTGTAGCTGTGAAACAAATACTTCCAGAccatttattgattaaaacacctttag GTAAACTTACAAACCGATCCCTTCCACTCCTGATTCTAATACTGGCAATTATATTTTGGGCTGTGGGTGCCTTGGAAGGAACTTATCCATGTATGTGGGGTAGTGGTACATTGCTTTCATGGATATATCTAAGATTCTGGCAGCGTCATAGTAATGGTTCCAGAGGTGATATGGCTGATAATTTCAGTTTTGATAA TTTCTTTCCTACTGTTCTCCAGCCTGTTATAAGAGGAATTTTAAGTCCAATTCATCGTTGCTTTGTAAGATTAGGTTTGTGCTCACCTAGTCAGAGAAGAGTTCATCTAGCACTTAGTCCTCGTGGGGTTACAATCACTATGCCAGGTGTTGAACCACAGGACATGGAGAGAAGGCg GCAAATTGCGCTTAAAGCCTTGAGTGAAAGGTTATCTAAAACATCTGAACAAACACGGCAAAAGAACTTATCTACAAAAGTTAACATAGATGCTGTGAGGAAAATGCAGTCCTCTCATGTGATTCCCCAATTTCCGACTGAACCAGAAGCTATTACATCACCTGCAGAAGCTACATTAGTGGATATTGGCACTGAGGCACCACCAACAGCTAAGACTTCATGA